TCCTCGGCGATCGCCTCCAGCAGCGCCCCGACGTGCTCGGCCGAGGGCGTCTCCGGCCCCCGCCAGCGCGCGGCCTCCCGGTGCACGGTGTCGTACAGGCGGTACAGCCCCGCCCTGACCGGAGTCAGCGCCTCCTGCAGCAGGCCGTGCCGCAACTCCTGGTTCTCCGCGTGCAGCCGGTCGATGATCTGCTCCCGGTGCCCGGCCCGCTCGTGCTCGCGCGCGACCTGCTCGGCCAGCAGGGTGAGGGCTTCGAGCACCTCGCCCGTGTCCGGGGGAGCGGGAGTCACTGGGAGGTGTTGTCCGGGGGAGTGTGGCAGCATCCGCATTCCTGTGGTCGGGTCACGTCGGGTCACGTCAGGTCACCGTGGGGGCCCGGGAGCGTACCGCCGTCGGACGGCGGACAGGCCTGGTACGTCGTGCTCGGCGAGGGGGCCCGCCGACGTGCGATAACTGCCCGGCCGATCCGGAGGGTACGGCCAGGACGTGCGGGAACAGCGTGGCCGCACCGGATGTGGGGTCCGGGCGACGGCGATTTCATTGAAACACTACCGATCGGCCCCGGGAAGCGGCGGCACTCGCGCCAGATCGCGCCCGCGCCTGTGGTGCGGCGGGTGGCCCGACTCCGGGCGGCGGGATATCCCGCACAACGCTCAGAAGCGGTACCTCCTCGCAGGCCCGGGGGACGAGCCGGTGATCCCGCCCCGGCTCGTCCCGTTGACGGGGATCGCCCGGCTCTATCACGTCCCGCCAGGTGCCGAAACGGTTAAAACGTGACAACGGATGGCGGCTCCGATTGCCCGGCCGTGGACCCGGTGGGTTTCCCCGGGAGAGCCGGGCAGCCCGGGGCGAGCGCCGTGTAACGCTAAGGAAACGGCGCGTTCATACGCCATTGACACCTACCAAAGCTTGGTTCTACTGTCCAGCTCAACCGGTTAAATCGTTTTTTGCAGGAGTTCGATCACCCCCACTTCCTGAGGAAGCGCTTATGTTCACTGTTTCGCGAAGGTCCGTTCCGGCCGCGGTGGTGGTCTCCGGGCAGATCACCGGGGCCGAGGGCGAGGTCCTGAAGGCGGGCAGGCTCGGCGAGCGGACGATCGGCAAGGACGGGGAGATCATCCTCGGCCCGCCGTTCACCTTCGACGCCTCCAACATCGACCAGTTCGACTTCTGACGCCACCGGCGCGATCCGCGTCCGGATGCGCCGGACGCGGCCCGCACCCGGAAGGCGACCGCACCCGGATACGGCGCAGGCCCGCACCCCGGGTAAGGCACAGGCCCGCCCACCTCAACTGATCGGGGACCGATTCATGATCAAGGATTCGCTGCGGGCGCAGGTCATCGAGACCCCGTCGTGGGCGTACGGCAACTCGGGAACGCGGTTCAAGGTGTTCGCGCAGCGGGGGGTGCCGAGGGACCCTTTCGAGAAGCTCGCGGACGCGGCCCAGGTGCACGCGTTCACCGGGGTGGCGCCGAAGGTGGCGCTGCACATCCCGTGGGACCGGGTCGACGACTACGCCGCGCTGGCCGCGCACGCGTCGGGGCTGGGGGTGGGGATCGGGGCGATCAACTCCAACGTGTTCCAGGACGACGACTACATGCTGGGCAGCGTGACCCACCCGGACGCGCGGGTGCGGGCCAAGGCTCTGGCGCACCTGCTGGACTGCGTGGACATCATGGACGCCACCGGTTCCGGCACGCTGAAGCTGTGGTTCTCCGACGGGATCAACTACCCGGGCCAGGACGACATCCGCGCCCGCCAGGACCGGCTGGCCGAGGCGCTGGGCCGGGTGTACGAGCGGCTGGGCGAGGGCCAGCGGTTCCTGCTGGAGTACAAGCTGTTCGAGCCCGCCTTCTACGCCACCGACGTGCCGGACTGGGGCACCGCGTACGCGCACTGCCTGAAGCTGGGCCCCAAGGCCCAGGTGGTGGTGGACACCGGCCACCACGCGCCCGGCACCAACATCGAGTTCATCGTGGCGTTCCTGCTGCGCGAGGGAAAGCTGGGCGGATTCGACTTCAACTCCCGCTTCTACGCCGACGACGACCTGATGGCGGGGGCGGCCGACCCGTTCCAGCTGTTCCGCATCATGGTCGAGGTGATCGGCGGGGGCGGGCTCACCGAGGACGTGGCGTTCATGCTGGACCAGTGCCACAACATCGAGCCGAAGATCGCCGGCCAGATCCGGTCGGTGATGAACGTGCAGGAGGCCACGGCCAAGGCGCTGCTGGTCGACCGGGAGGCGCTGGCGAGGGCACAGTCGGCCGGTGACGTGCTGGGGGCCAACGCCGTGGTGATGGACGCCTACAACACCGACGTGCGGCCCCTGCTGGCCGAGGTACGCGCCGAGCTGGGACTGGACCCCGACCCGATGGCGGCGTACGCCAGGTCGGGCTACTTCGAGAAGATCGCCGCCGAGCGGGTCGGCGGCGCCCAGGCGGGCTGGGGCGCCTGACGTCCCCGCGACGCCACCGCGCGACAGGAGAGCGCCACGACCACCGCGCCTGACCGCCGGAGGACTTCAGCCCGGCGCTTCTCGCCCTGGCTCCCGGGCCGGGACGGAAGGCGGGGCCGAGGGGGAGCCTCCCAGCAGCGATTTCTCCCCCTGGAGGGAACCTCCGGGGCGACCCCTCGCGTACCCGGACGGCCCGATGATCGTCCGGGCGCCTTTTCGCGCGTCGTACGGCCCGCCTCCTGGCGGACGACGGCCACCTGATGCACCGTTTACCTCGGCCGCCACGGGTAGGCGGGGGGCCACACACATCGCGACGAGGAGAGCCCGCACATGACGAGCGAAGGACTGTGGAGCTATCGCGAGGGCGTTTACGGTCCCGACGAGACGATGAGCGTCATCGGCTTCGACGTGGAGGCCGTCGACGGCAAGGTCGGCCTGGTGGAGGAGGAGAGCAACGTGACCGACGACAGCTACGTCGTGGCCGACGTCGGCTCCTGGCTCTCCGGCAGGAAGGTCGTGCTCCCGGCCAGCACGGTGTCCCGGATCGACCGGCACGAGCGCAAGGTGTACATCTCGCGGACCAAGCAGGAGATCCAGGACGCGCCGGAGTACGACGCGGCGACCTACCGGCAGAGCGTCTACCGCCAGGAGCTGGACGGTTACTACGGCACCTTCTCCGCCGCGCTCTGACCGGTACGGCGACGAGGCGGCGCGGCACAGGGACAACGGCGAGCAGAGAGGCGTGGCGCGAGATGCCGACGATAGGCCTGGTGGGAACGCTGGACACCAAGGGATGGGAGTACGCCTGGCTCCACGACCGGTTACTCGCCCTCGACTGCGAGGTCGTCCTGGTCGACGCGGGCATCGGTGAGGCGCGGGTACCCGCCGACGTCGGCAACGACCGGGTCGCGCTGGCGGCCGGGGCCGACGTCGCGGTGCTGCGCGCGACCGGTGACCGGGGAGCGGCCGTCACGGCGATGGGGGAGGGCGCCGCCGCCGTCCTCGCCGAGTTGTACGCCCAGGGCCGTCTCGACGGCGTGCTCGCGGTGGGCGGCAGCGGCGGGTCCTCGATCGCGGCGCGGGCCGTCAGGGACCTGCCGATCGGCCTGCCCAAGCTCATCGTCTCCACCATGGCCTCCGGAGACGTGTCCCCCTACGTGGGGGCCAAGGACGTCACGCTGATGTACAGCGTCGTCGACCTCGCCGGGGTCAACCGCGTCTCCGTGCGCATCCTCGGCAACGCCGCGGCGGCCATGGCCGGCATGGTGAGCATCGCGTCCCCGGTCGTCGAGGACGACCGCCCGCTCGTGGCCGCGTCGATGTTCGGCGTGACCACGCCCGCGGTCGACGCCGCCAGGGAGCGGCTGGACGAGCTCGGTTACGAGGTGCTGGTCTTCCACGCCACCGGATCCGGCGGGCGGGCCCTGGAGTCGCTGGCCGGGAGCGGCCTGATCTCGGGCGTGCTCGACCTCACCACCACCGAACTCGCCGACGACCTGGTGGGCGGGGTCCTGTCGGCCGGCCCCGACCGGCTGACCACGGCCGGAGCGCGCGGGGTGCCCCAGGTGGTCGCCCCCGGCGCGCTGGACATGGTCAACTTTGGTTCCCGCGACACCGTCCCCGAGCATTTCGGCGACCGCCTGCTGTACGTCCACAACCCGGCCGTGACCCTGATGCGGACCACGGCCGAGGAGATGGGCGAGCTCGGCCGCCGGATGGCCGCCAAGCTGGGCGCGGCCAGCGGCCCGACCGCGTTGTTCGTCCCGCGCGGAGGCGTCTCCGCCCTCGACGCCGAGGGGGCGCCCTTCCGCGATCCCAAGGCCGACGAGGCCTGCTTCGAAGCCCTGGCCGAGGGGCTGCGAGGCTCGGCCGTCGAGGTCGAGGAACTGGACCTGCACGTCAACGACCCCGCCTTCGGTCGCGCCATGGCCGACCGGCTGCACCAGATGATCACCGCGAGGTACGGGACATGACCCGCGGCCAGGTCCCGTCCGCGTCGCGCTCGGCCGGTCAGCATGTGGCCCGCCACCCTTTCCTGGCCACGCCGCGACCGGCCGGTCCGCGTGTGGCCCGCCACCGTTTCCCGTCCGTGTCGCGCTCGGCCGGTCGGCACAGGAGGTTCCTCTCCGGCCTTCACCGGGTTGCCGCCGGAGGTGCCGCGTGAACCGGGAGGACGTCCTCGCCAGGCTGCGCCGTACCGTCGCCGGGGATCGGCCGATCATCGGCGCCGGCGCCGGCACCGGGCTGTCCGCCAAGTGCGCCGAGGAGGGCGGCGTCGACCTGATCATCATCTACAACTCCGGCCGCTACCGGATGGCGGGCCGTGGCTCGCTCGCCGGGCTGCTGCCGTACGGCGACGCCAACCAGATCGTCGTCGAGATGGCGGCCGAGGTGCTTCCCGTCGTCAGGGACACCCCGGTGCTCGCCGGGGTGTGCGGCACCGACCCGTTCCGGCTGATGCCCAGGTTCCTCGACCAACTCGCGGACATGGGCTTCGCCGGGGTGCAGAACTTTCCGACCGTCGGCCTGTACGACGGCGTCTTCCGGCAGAACCTGGAGGAGACCGGGATGGGCTACGACCTGGAGGTCGAGATGGTCCGGCTGGCGCGTGAGCGCGACCTGGTCACCGCCCCCTACGTCTTCGACCCCGCCCAGGCGCGGGCCATGGCCGAGGCGGGCGCCGACGTCCTCGTCCCGCACGTCGGCCTGACCACCAAGGGCAGCATCGGCGCCGGCACCGCGCTGTCCCTGGACGAGGCGGTCGAGCGGGTCCAGGCGATGCGCGACGCCGCGGTGGCCGTCCGCCCCGACGTCCTCGTGCTCTGCCACGGCGGACCCATCGCCGAACCGGAGGACGCGGCCCACGTGCTGGCCCGCACCGAGGGCGTGGTGGGCTTCTTCGGCGCCTCCTCGGTCGAGCGCCTGCCGACGGAACGCGCCATCACCGAGCAGGTGCGCGCCTTCAAGTCGCTGAGGTTCTAGCCACGGAAGCTGTCGTCAGGCAGGCCTTCGGGACGGTACTCCGGATATTCGACCCGGTGAGGTCGAAGTAGCCGTGGTGTTCGCCGGCTTGACCCGCGACCACGGCGGCCCGCTCAGCGACAACCCGTGAAGCGCCAGGTGAGGCACTCAAGGTCATCGGAGTTCGCCTGCCTGTTCCATCGTCATGGTGGGGCGAGGCGGAGGATCTGGTCGCGGACGGGGGCGCTCAGGTCGGCCTGGAGCAGGCCGTTGTTGATGGCGGGGGCGCAGTTCATCGAGATGTTCACCGCGGCGGCCGGTCCTTCCGGGTAGTCGAATATGAGTCGGATACCGCGTTCGTTGGCGCCTCCGAGCCCTTTGCAGGTGTTCTCGCTCGGCACGGTGTCCAGGGAGTTCAGTGTCGCGGCCAGGGCGCGGGCGATGTCTCTGTTGTGTCGTTTGCGGTACGGCGGCCTTGAGTACGTGGCGTCCCTGCACACGGTGAGGCGGCCGGGCCGTCCCGGAACCATCAGCTCGTCCTGACCCCGGCGGTCACCGGGACCGCGGCAGGGGTCTTCCGGCGGTACGGGCCGCCAGATTCCGTTCTTGTAGGCGGTGGTGATGGCGGGCCCGGCGTACGAGTTGCTGCTGGCGGTGCCGTTGGTGATCCTCCCGCAGCGGTTGACCTCCTCGGCGGCGCCCACCCACAGGGCGCGGCCATCGGGGTAGGCGAACCGGATGAGGTAGTTGGTCATCGGTCCCCCCATCGCCGTGCATCCGTGGCCTACGTCGGCGCCGGCCACCGGGAGGTAGGCGAGGTCACGGGCCATCGCCGACGCCTGGTCCGTCAGCGTTCGCGAACCGGCCAGCCGCTCACGACCCGGACGCGTGTTGTCCCCGGGGTAGGCGCAGATGAGGGCCTTCACCGGCGAGCCGGGGACGAGCGACTCCTCCACGCCGTCGATGTCGGCGGCGGCCGGTACCCAGCCGCCGATGTCGTCGCTGTCCCAGCGTTGCGGGCAGGTGGCCGGTACGGGCGGTGACTCGCCGACCGCTCCCGCGAGCACTACGGCCGCCGCACACACCCCGGCCGCCGCGAGGCCGAGACCGATCAAAGTGGAAGGCTTCACAGTTCTTGAACTCCTCCCTGGTTTGAAGGCCGGAGATTCTCCCGTCGCGTAGCGGTTGAGCGGCGCGGGGGTTGACGCTTCGCAGACCGGGTAATCCCGAGGTCTCCACATCCTGACACGGCGGTTCCTGTGGCGTTGCGGATGTTGATCGCGGCGTTGGGGTCGGCGTGGCCGGTCCACCCGCACGCGGGGTCGGCGCACGAGAACCGGGTGCCGCCACGGTTTTGGGCGTGTCGCGGGTGCGCACCGCGGGCTTTCCCGTCAGCCGAATCTGAGCCGATATCTTCGCGGAAGTGTCGTCTGCGGCTGTGCTCGGCCGGGAGGTCCATCAGCGAAGCCGGTGGAAGAACGCGCGGACGTCGTGAGTGAACAGGTCCGGTTCCTCCATCGCGGCGAAGTGGCCGCCTCGGTCGAATTCGGACCAGTGGACGATGTTGTTGTCTCGTTCGGCGAGCCGCCGGACGGGGCGGGCCAGGTCGGCGGCGAAGACCGCCACCCCGGTGGGCGTTGCCAATGGCTCGGTGCGCGGCGGATGGGAGGGATGGAAAGCCTCCCAGTAGTGGCGGGCCGACGAGCCGGCGGTCGCGGTGAGCCAGTAGAGCATCACGTTGGTCAGGAGCCGGTCGCGGGAGACCGCGTCTTCGGGCACGTCGGTGGAGTCGGTCCACTCCTTGAACTTCTCGACGATCCAGGCGAGCTGTCCGACCGGGGAGTCGGTGAGCGCGTAGGCCAGTGTCTGCGGCCGGGTGCCTTGGATCTTCGCGTAGCCCGACATATCGGGTTCAGCGCTGATCATCCGTTCAAGCCGTGCTTTGTCGTCATCGGTGAGCTCGGCTGCCTCGGCCGGGTCACTGGGAGGCGGTGTCAGCAGGGTGTTGAGGTGGATTCCGATGACGTGGCCGGTATCGATGACGCCAAGTTCCCGGGTGATCGCGTGCCCCCAGTCACCGCCTTGCGCGCCGTAGCGGTGGTAGCCCAGGCGTCGCATCAGCTCGGCCCAAGCCCTGGCGACACGGCGCACATCCCAGCCGCCTTCGTGGGTCGGCCCGGACAGCCCGTAGCCGGGGATGGAGGGGATCACCAGGTGGAAGGCGTCGGCGGGGTCGCCCCCGTGAGCGCGGGGGTCGGTCAGCGGCCCGATGACGTCGAGGAACTCGATGACGGATCCGGGCCATCCGTGGGTGATCAGCAGCGGTAGCGCATCGGGTTCGGCGGATCGGATGTGCAGGAAGTGGACGTTGGCGTTGTCGATCATGGTCGTGAACTGGGGGATCCGGTTGAGGTTTGCCTCATGTTCCCGCCAGTCGTAGACAGTGCGCCAGTACTCGGCCAGCTCTTTGAGGTAGGCCAGCGACACTCCGCGGGACCAGCCGACACCGGCTATCTCATCCGGCCACCTGGTCGCGGCCAGGCGGCCGGTCAAGTCGTCCAGGTCCGCTTGCGGGATGTCGAGCGCGAAAGGGCGGACGGCGGTCTCGCCATGCTCACTCATTCTGTTTCCTCACTTTCGGGTTCGCCGGCGACTGCGCGTGCGGTCGCCACATCGTTCTCGTCCAGGCCCTCGTAGCCACTGCGCCGGCGCTGCTTGCTCGGCTTGGTCATCGATCCATCGGCCGTGCGTCTTCCACGCGGCTTGCCTGCCGGTCGTCCCCAAGGCCGCACCGATCCGCGACCACGAAGCGCCGGCTCTCCGGGCGGATCGGACGGAGGGCCGACGTCCATGGCCCGCCTTCCGCGCGATCACCTCACCCGGCGCGAGGATTTCCAACACCTCGTCACGTGTCAGGGGCACCGTGCCGGGGATCGGGGGACGCGGCTGGGGGCGCCGGCATCGACCGCTGACTCTGGAGCGTCGCGGGCACGCAGTTTGTCATCACGCCCGACGGCGGTCAGTGGCGTGAACCGGCTCTCGAGGTCGCTGGAAGTGGACATGACCCCAGCATTGCGTCAAGTTAGCCTGACGTCAAGATGATCTGACGTTGAACGGGGATTCCAGGGAAGTGGATCTCCTCTTTCGGCAGGTCGGCCCACATGCGAAAGCACATCCGCCCACTCTCCTGAGAACTCCTGACAGAGTGAGGCCGGGCGCGTCCGGGAACATGATCGGTCGTTGGACCGGGTGTGAGGAAGGGCGGGCAGCCACCGTGGATCGTGCCGGCGAAGCCGTTCCACTCGCTCGGAATGGTGCCGCCCTCGGCCGGATGGGCGCAGATGAGACCCTCTCCGACTGTGTAGCAGAGCTTAAAGGTACGTGTAAAACTTTGCACTTGTCCTGTCGGGTCTCTCTCGGACAACGTTCATCCCACACCCAACCGGACAGGAAGGCGCGGCATGATCTCGGGCGGACGCGGCTCGCTGGTACGCATGGCCGTACTCGCGCTGCTGTGGGGGTCGGGTTTTCTGTGGATCAAGCTGGCCCTGAACAACGGGCTGACCCCGCTCCAGATCACCTTCACCCGCTCAGCGCTCGGTGCGGCCGTCCTTCTCGGCCTGGCCTGCCTCGCACGCCAGCGTCTTCCGAGGGATCGCGCGACCTGGGGCCACCTCGTCGTGGCCGCCTTCTTCTGCAACGCTCTGCCGTTCTTCCTCTTCGCCATCGGTGAGCAGTCCGTCGACTCCGGGGTGGCCGGCGTGCTGAACGCGACGACTCCGCTCTGGTCGTTGCTGATCGGCATGGCCATCGGCACGGAGCGCGGATTCCACCCGGTCCGCCTGGGCGGGCTCCTGCTCGGGTTCGCGGGCACGTTGCTCATCTTCGCCCCCTGGCACGAGAGCGGGCTTCTCAGCCCGGGGGCTCTGGCCCTGCTCGGGGCGGCGGCGAGTTATGCCCTCGCCTTCGCCTACATGGGGCGCAGGCTCACCGGAAGGGGCACCGCCCCCATGGCCCTGTCCGCGGCCCAGCTCATCGCCGCCACCGGACTCGGCGCGCTCGCCCTGCCCGCCGACGATCCGGCGCCGATGGCCCTCAATCCGGAGGCCGTGATCGCCGTCACCATCCTCGGGATCTTCAGCACCGGATTCACCTTCTACCTGAACTACCGGCTCATCGCGGACGAAGGCGCGACCAGCGCCGCCACCGTCGGCTACCTGTTGCCGGTCGTCTCGGTCGCGCTGGGGGCGATCGTGCTCGACGAGGAGCTCGGGCTCCGTGTCATCGCGGGAATGGTCGTCGTGCTCGCCGGTGTCGCGATGACGCGGTGGCAGCGGCGACCTCCGTCGCCCCCGGTGGGGGAGGAGCCTGCGGCGCGCGCCGCGCGGGAAAACCGAGGGTGAGGAGACGCCGCCCATGACGGCCGCCGTACAGGCCGCCGCCCCAGATCGACCACCGGACGAACGGACCATGCACCCCGACTCCCCATGGCGTATCGCCGACTTCCGTACGTTGTTCACCGCGATCACCTTCGGCCAGTTCGGTACCAACGTCGGCTACGTCGCCGTCCCGCTCATCGCGGTGTCCGCTCTCGACGCGAGCCCCGGCCAGGTCGGGGCGCTCGCGACCTTGAGCACCGTCGCCTTCCTCCTCATCGGTCTGCCCGCCGGGGCGTGGGTGGACCGGATGCGTCATCGGCGTGTGCTGATCACCGCGGATCTGGTGCGAGCGGGGTTGTTCACCTCCATCCCGATGGCCTGGTGGCTGGACGTCCTCACGCTTGAGCAGCTTTACGTGGTCGTCCTGCTGAACGGCTGCGCCACCGTCTTCTCCGACGTCGGCTCGCAGAGCGTGTTACCGCGACTGGTCGGCCGCGACGGCCTCGTCCAGGCGAACGCCGCCGTGATGAGTCTCATAGCCGTCGGCAACGTGGCCGGACGAGGCGCGGGCGGAGGACTCGTCCAACTGCTCACGGCGCCCGTGGCCGTGGCGTTCACGGCCGTGAGCCATCTGGCCTCGGCTCTTCGGCTCATCTCCATCCACCGCGTGCCGGCGCCGCCCTCGCTCCTCCACGGGCGACCCGTCCGGCTGGGGGCACAGATCGCGGAGGGGCTGCGTCACGTCTTCGGCAACAGGGAACTGCGAGCCCTCGCGTTCACCGCGGCTCTCAACAACCTCGGCTCCCAGATCGTCAACACCATGCTCCCGGTGCTGTTCATCCGCGAACTCGGCCTCCCGGCAGGCGCGCTGGGCCTGTTCTGGGCGGTGGGCGGAGCCGGACTCCTCCTCGGAGCGCGCTGTGCCCGCCCCATCGCCGGACGGCTCGGCCACGGCCGCACG
This region of Streptosporangium sp. NBC_01495 genomic DNA includes:
- the rhaI gene encoding L-rhamnose isomerase, which translates into the protein MIKDSLRAQVIETPSWAYGNSGTRFKVFAQRGVPRDPFEKLADAAQVHAFTGVAPKVALHIPWDRVDDYAALAAHASGLGVGIGAINSNVFQDDDYMLGSVTHPDARVRAKALAHLLDCVDIMDATGSGTLKLWFSDGINYPGQDDIRARQDRLAEALGRVYERLGEGQRFLLEYKLFEPAFYATDVPDWGTAYAHCLKLGPKAQVVVDTGHHAPGTNIEFIVAFLLREGKLGGFDFNSRFYADDDLMAGAADPFQLFRIMVEVIGGGGLTEDVAFMLDQCHNIEPKIAGQIRSVMNVQEATAKALLVDREALARAQSAGDVLGANAVVMDAYNTDVRPLLAEVRAELGLDPDPMAAYARSGYFEKIAAERVGGAQAGWGA
- a CDS encoding PRC-barrel domain containing protein, translating into MTSEGLWSYREGVYGPDETMSVIGFDVEAVDGKVGLVEEESNVTDDSYVVADVGSWLSGRKVVLPASTVSRIDRHERKVYISRTKQEIQDAPEYDAATYRQSVYRQELDGYYGTFSAAL
- a CDS encoding Tm-1-like ATP-binding domain-containing protein, which gives rise to MPTIGLVGTLDTKGWEYAWLHDRLLALDCEVVLVDAGIGEARVPADVGNDRVALAAGADVAVLRATGDRGAAVTAMGEGAAAVLAELYAQGRLDGVLAVGGSGGSSIAARAVRDLPIGLPKLIVSTMASGDVSPYVGAKDVTLMYSVVDLAGVNRVSVRILGNAAAAMAGMVSIASPVVEDDRPLVAASMFGVTTPAVDAARERLDELGYEVLVFHATGSGGRALESLAGSGLISGVLDLTTTELADDLVGGVLSAGPDRLTTAGARGVPQVVAPGALDMVNFGSRDTVPEHFGDRLLYVHNPAVTLMRTTAEEMGELGRRMAAKLGAASGPTALFVPRGGVSALDAEGAPFRDPKADEACFEALAEGLRGSAVEVEELDLHVNDPAFGRAMADRLHQMITARYGT
- a CDS encoding phosphoenolpyruvate hydrolase family protein — its product is MNREDVLARLRRTVAGDRPIIGAGAGTGLSAKCAEEGGVDLIIIYNSGRYRMAGRGSLAGLLPYGDANQIVVEMAAEVLPVVRDTPVLAGVCGTDPFRLMPRFLDQLADMGFAGVQNFPTVGLYDGVFRQNLEETGMGYDLEVEMVRLARERDLVTAPYVFDPAQARAMAEAGADVLVPHVGLTTKGSIGAGTALSLDEAVERVQAMRDAAVAVRPDVLVLCHGGPIAEPEDAAHVLARTEGVVGFFGASSVERLPTERAITEQVRAFKSLRF
- a CDS encoding epoxide hydrolase family protein: MSEHGETAVRPFALDIPQADLDDLTGRLAATRWPDEIAGVGWSRGVSLAYLKELAEYWRTVYDWREHEANLNRIPQFTTMIDNANVHFLHIRSAEPDALPLLITHGWPGSVIEFLDVIGPLTDPRAHGGDPADAFHLVIPSIPGYGLSGPTHEGGWDVRRVARAWAELMRRLGYHRYGAQGGDWGHAITRELGVIDTGHVIGIHLNTLLTPPPSDPAEAAELTDDDKARLERMISAEPDMSGYAKIQGTRPQTLAYALTDSPVGQLAWIVEKFKEWTDSTDVPEDAVSRDRLLTNVMLYWLTATAGSSARHYWEAFHPSHPPRTEPLATPTGVAVFAADLARPVRRLAERDNNIVHWSEFDRGGHFAAMEEPDLFTHDVRAFFHRLR
- a CDS encoding DMT family transporter, coding for MISGGRGSLVRMAVLALLWGSGFLWIKLALNNGLTPLQITFTRSALGAAVLLGLACLARQRLPRDRATWGHLVVAAFFCNALPFFLFAIGEQSVDSGVAGVLNATTPLWSLLIGMAIGTERGFHPVRLGGLLLGFAGTLLIFAPWHESGLLSPGALALLGAAASYALAFAYMGRRLTGRGTAPMALSAAQLIAATGLGALALPADDPAPMALNPEAVIAVTILGIFSTGFTFYLNYRLIADEGATSAATVGYLLPVVSVALGAIVLDEELGLRVIAGMVVVLAGVAMTRWQRRPPSPPVGEEPAARAARENRG
- a CDS encoding MFS transporter codes for the protein MTAAVQAAAPDRPPDERTMHPDSPWRIADFRTLFTAITFGQFGTNVGYVAVPLIAVSALDASPGQVGALATLSTVAFLLIGLPAGAWVDRMRHRRVLITADLVRAGLFTSIPMAWWLDVLTLEQLYVVVLLNGCATVFSDVGSQSVLPRLVGRDGLVQANAAVMSLIAVGNVAGRGAGGGLVQLLTAPVAVAFTAVSHLASALRLISIHRVPAPPSLLHGRPVRLGAQIAEGLRHVFGNRELRALAFTAALNNLGSQIVNTMLPVLFIRELGLPAGALGLFWAVGGAGLLLGARCARPIAGRLGHGRTLGLVGLWLAPAGLLVPLVDHGLGLWLAGAGYLTAMFKTGMDNVLGVSLRQRMTSDSLLGRMNATFRFLLTGALAVGAAVAGLVGELTTVHTTLWVGGVFLATAFLPVFLSPVRTRRELPRQHEESTGIQEGKPALESGGAG